From one Triticum urartu cultivar G1812 chromosome 3, Tu2.1, whole genome shotgun sequence genomic stretch:
- the LOC125545763 gene encoding uncharacterized protein LOC125545763, translated as MDVVVGLPSSPPESGRSSPSPTASPEFEFWMVGKNPGTFPSPALLTADELFSDGIVLPLHTLQAPPPCPDAGQDDGEEDAEEDADPNVDVNDSSEPPEEEGEPAAQPLAEACAVPTPDLPAVTFKWKDIFKATGESKERAKKAERRVSTVSGNAELININIWPFSRSRSAGHSTSGAGAGASSKAKASTPSTGNASAAAASAPVAATATAAGRKVSSAPCSRSNSRGEASGSGVPAVAIAAAAEKAAAQAPATSMLRRWVPGGQGRAGLSANGIRLGRASPVWQLRRNKLQQQQAAAEQKQSSNATASGKNKAVPEDDAATSQVQADAGEAADKATASAAADAAPATVSAPAAACRNNAACAEVAGEECVPPQGLFGLRTFFSKKVY; from the coding sequence ATGGACGTCGTCGTCGGGCTGCCGTCGTCTCCGCCCGAGTCCGGGCGCTCCTCGCCGTCTCCGACCGCGTCGCCCGAGTTCGAGTTCTGGATGGTGGGCAAGAACCCGGGGACATTCCCCTCCCCCGCCCTGCTCACCGCCGACGAGCTCTTCTCCGATGGCATTGTGCTCCCTCTCCACACCCTCCAGGCCCCTCCTCCTTGCCCCGACGCCGGCCAAGACGACGGCGAGGAAGACGCTGAGGAAGATGCCGACCCCAACGTCGACGTCAACGACTCCTCGGAGCCGCCGGAGGAGGAAGGGGAGCCTGCCGCGCAGCCGCTCGCGGAGGCGTGCGCCGTCCCGACGCCGGACCTCCCCGCGGTCACTTTCAAGTGGAAGGACATCTTCAAGGCCACCGGCGAGTCCAAGGAGCGCGCCAAGAAGGCGGAGCGCCGCGTCAGCACCGTCAGCGGCAACGCCGAGCTCATCAACATCAACATATGGCCCTTCTCCCGGAGCCGCTCCGCTGGCCACTCTAcctccggcgccggcgccggcgctaGCAGCAAGGCCAAGGCGAGCACTCCCAGCACCGGCAACGCCAGTGCCGCTGCTGCCAGCGCACCGGTGGCGGCTACCGCGACGGCGGCGGGGCGCAAGGTGAGCAGCGCGCCGTGCTCCCGGAGCAACTCCCGCGGCGAGGCCTCCGGGTCGGGGGTGCCGGCCGTCGCCATCGCGGCGGCAGCGGAAAAGGCCGCTGCGCAAGCGCCCGCCACGTCCATGCTGAGGCGGTGGGTTCCCGGCGGTCAGGGCAGAGCAGGCCTGAGCGCGAACGGCATCCGCCTGGGAAGAGCCAGCCCAGTCTGGCAGCTGAGGCGCAACAAGCTACAGCAGCAGCAAGCCGCCGCGGAGCAGAAGCAGAGCAGCAACGCCACCGCCAGCGGCAAGAACAAGGCCGTCCCGGAAGACGACGCGGCGACGAGCCAAGTCCAAGCGGACGCCGGCGAAGCAGCAGACAAGGCGACGGCGTCCGCTGCTGCAGACGCAGCGCCGGCGACCGTGAGCGCGCCAGCCGCCGCGTGCCGGAACAACGCGGCCTGCGCGGAGGTGGCCGGCGAGGAGTGCGTGCCGCCGCAGGGGCTGTTCGGCCTCCGCACCTTCTTCTCCAAGAAGGTGTACTGA